One stretch of Comamonas testosteroni DNA includes these proteins:
- the hisG gene encoding ATP phosphoribosyltransferase, with protein sequence MSTATPVTIALSKGRIFEETVPLLAAAGIEVTEDVEKSRKLIFDTNRPDVRVVLVRASDVPVYVQYGGADLGVSGLDSLIEHGGQGLYQPLDLQIAKCRVSVAVRNGFDYQLAVKQGARLRIATKYPEIARNFFAKKGVHVDMVKLYGSMELAPLTGMADAIVDLVSTGNTLKANDLVEVEPIMDISSRLVVNQASLKLKQAPLRHIIDAFAQAVAAKNN encoded by the coding sequence ATGAGCACCGCAACGCCTGTGACCATCGCCCTGTCCAAGGGCCGCATTTTTGAAGAAACCGTGCCCCTGCTGGCCGCTGCCGGCATCGAGGTGACCGAGGATGTGGAAAAGTCGCGCAAGCTGATTTTCGACACCAACCGTCCCGATGTGCGCGTGGTGCTGGTGCGCGCTTCGGACGTGCCGGTCTATGTGCAATACGGCGGGGCGGACCTGGGCGTCTCGGGCCTGGATTCGTTGATCGAGCATGGCGGCCAGGGCCTGTACCAGCCGCTGGACCTGCAGATCGCCAAGTGCCGCGTCAGCGTGGCCGTGCGTAACGGTTTTGACTACCAGCTGGCGGTCAAGCAGGGCGCGCGCCTGCGCATCGCCACCAAATACCCCGAGATCGCGCGCAATTTCTTCGCCAAGAAGGGCGTGCACGTGGACATGGTCAAGCTCTACGGCTCCATGGAGTTGGCGCCGCTGACCGGCATGGCCGATGCCATCGTCGATCTGGTGTCCACCGGCAACACGCTCAAGGCCAACGATCTGGTCGAGGTCGAGCCGATCATGGACATCAGCTCGCGTCTGGTCGTCAACCAGGCTTCGCTCAAGCTCAAGCAGGCTCCGCTGCGCCACATCATCGATGCGTTTGCGCAGGCCGTTGCCGCCAAGAACAACTGA
- a CDS encoding ABC transporter ATP-binding protein, translating to MSAVSFQSVSKTYRTPKGDFQALKSVSLDIEEGEFFGLLGPNGAGKTTMISILAGLAQATGGRVLVQGSDVQANYADARRKLGIVPQELVFDPFFNVREALRFQSGYFGVKNNDDWIDELLDSLGLTDKAHNNMRQLSGGMKRRVLVAQALVHKPPIIVLDEPTAGVDVELRQTLWHFIAKLNKQGHTVLLTTHYLEEAEALCSRVAMLKRGEIIKLSPMSELLKSASSNVLQFKTDSALPKAVADRARVTGRIVQIPAAHAGDVEQLLAALREAGVTPEDVEIRRADLEDVFIHIMNEGSRTQAPAGGVQ from the coding sequence ATGTCCGCAGTCTCATTCCAATCCGTCTCCAAGACCTACCGCACCCCCAAGGGGGATTTTCAGGCCCTCAAATCGGTGAGCCTGGATATCGAGGAAGGTGAATTCTTCGGTCTGCTCGGCCCCAACGGTGCCGGCAAGACCACGATGATCAGCATCCTCGCCGGACTGGCGCAAGCCACGGGCGGGCGCGTGCTGGTGCAGGGCAGCGATGTGCAGGCCAATTACGCCGATGCACGCCGCAAGCTGGGCATCGTGCCGCAGGAGCTGGTGTTCGACCCCTTCTTCAATGTGCGCGAGGCCTTGAGATTCCAGTCCGGATATTTCGGCGTCAAGAACAACGACGACTGGATCGACGAGCTGCTCGACAGCCTGGGCCTGACGGACAAGGCCCACAACAATATGCGCCAGCTCTCGGGCGGCATGAAGCGCCGCGTGCTGGTGGCTCAGGCCCTGGTGCACAAGCCGCCCATCATCGTGCTGGACGAGCCCACGGCCGGTGTGGACGTGGAGCTGCGCCAGACGCTGTGGCATTTCATTGCCAAGCTCAACAAGCAAGGCCATACGGTGCTGCTGACCACTCACTATCTGGAAGAGGCCGAGGCGCTGTGCAGCCGCGTGGCCATGCTCAAGCGCGGCGAGATCATCAAGCTCTCGCCCATGAGCGAGCTGCTCAAGTCGGCTTCCAGCAATGTGTTGCAGTTCAAGACCGATAGCGCCCTGCCCAAGGCCGTGGCCGACAGGGCCCGGGTCACAGGTCGAATCGTGCAGATTCCTGCCGCCCATGCCGGCGATGTGGAGCAACTGCTGGCCGCTTTGCGCGAGGCGGGCGTGACCCCCGAGGATGTGGAAATCCGCCGTGCGGATCTGGAGGATGTGTTCATCCACATCATGAATGAAGGCTCCAGGACACAGGCTCCTGCAGGAGGTGTCCAATGA
- the hisD gene encoding histidinol dehydrogenase — MEFVAAPARLSTADAQFEHDFAQRLHWSADTDAAIEQRVADILADVQQRGDAAVLEYTARFDGLQADSMAALELTKQELKAAFESLPGAEREALESAARRVRSYHEAQKKANGESWSYRDEDGTLLGQKVTPLDRVGIYVPGGKAAYPSSVLMNAIPAHVAGVQDIIMVVPTPQGQKNPLVLAAAYVAGVHRAFTIGGAQAVAALAYGTATVPKVDKITGPGNAYVASAKKRVFGIVGIDMIAGPSEILVLADGTTPPDWVAMDLFSQAEHDELAQSILLCPDAAYLDAVQAAIDRLLPEMPRKAIIAKSLSDRGALILTKDMEEACAISNRIAPEHLEVSSRDPHRWEPLLRHAGAIFLGAYTSESLGDYCAGPNHVLPTSGTARFSSPLGVYDFQKRSSIIEVSEAGAQILGKTAAVLAYGEGLQGHARAAEMRLK, encoded by the coding sequence ATGGAATTCGTAGCTGCTCCCGCCCGTCTTTCAACCGCTGATGCCCAGTTCGAGCATGATTTTGCCCAGCGTCTGCATTGGTCGGCGGACACGGACGCAGCCATCGAGCAGCGCGTGGCCGATATCCTGGCCGATGTACAGCAGCGTGGTGATGCCGCCGTGCTCGAGTACACGGCCCGCTTTGACGGCCTGCAGGCCGATTCCATGGCTGCGCTGGAGCTGACCAAGCAAGAGCTGAAAGCCGCTTTCGAGAGCCTGCCCGGTGCCGAACGTGAAGCGCTGGAGTCGGCGGCACGCCGTGTGCGCAGCTATCACGAGGCGCAGAAGAAGGCCAATGGCGAGAGCTGGAGCTACCGCGACGAGGACGGCACGCTGCTGGGCCAGAAGGTCACGCCGCTGGACCGTGTGGGCATCTACGTGCCCGGCGGCAAGGCCGCCTATCCGTCCAGCGTGCTGATGAACGCCATTCCCGCCCATGTGGCCGGTGTGCAGGACATCATCATGGTCGTGCCCACGCCGCAGGGTCAGAAGAACCCGCTGGTGCTGGCTGCTGCCTATGTGGCGGGCGTGCATCGCGCCTTCACCATTGGCGGCGCCCAGGCCGTGGCCGCTCTGGCTTACGGCACGGCCACCGTGCCCAAGGTGGACAAGATCACCGGCCCCGGCAATGCCTATGTGGCCAGCGCCAAGAAGCGCGTGTTCGGCATCGTGGGCATCGACATGATTGCCGGTCCTTCTGAAATCCTGGTGCTGGCCGACGGCACGACCCCGCCCGACTGGGTGGCCATGGATCTGTTCAGCCAGGCCGAGCACGACGAGCTGGCCCAGTCCATCTTGCTGTGCCCCGATGCTGCCTATCTCGATGCCGTTCAGGCCGCGATCGACCGCCTGCTGCCCGAGATGCCGCGCAAGGCCATCATCGCCAAGAGCCTGAGCGACCGTGGCGCGCTGATCCTGACCAAGGACATGGAAGAGGCTTGCGCGATCAGCAACCGCATCGCGCCCGAGCATCTGGAAGTCTCCAGCCGCGACCCGCATCGCTGGGAGCCTTTGCTGAGGCACGCCGGCGCCATCTTCCTGGGTGCCTATACCTCGGAGAGCCTGGGCGACTATTGCGCCGGCCCGAATCACGTGTTGCCGACCAGCGGTACGGCGCGCTTTTCCTCGCCGCTGGGGGTGTACGACTTCCAGAAGCGCAGCTCCATCATCGAAGTCAGCGAGGCCGGTGCCCAGATCCTGGGCAAGACCGCCGCCGTGCTGGCCTATGGCGAAGGCCTGCAGGGCCATGCCAGGGCTGCCGAAATGCGCCTGAAGTAA
- the murA gene encoding UDP-N-acetylglucosamine 1-carboxyvinyltransferase, whose amino-acid sequence MDKLKIHGGRPLKGEVIISGAKNAALPEMCAALLTAEPVHLHNVPRLHDVATMRKLLANMGVQTETHGERGGMSFVAPDSLVPEAPYELVKTMRASVLALGPLLARFGHAKVSLPGGCAIGSRPVDQHIKGLQAMGAIITVENGYMHASLPEGRKRLKGARITTDMVTVTGTENFLMAAALAEGETVLENAAMEPEITDLAEMLIKMGARITGHGTSHIVIQGVDKLHGCEHQVVADRIEAGTFLCAVAATSGEALLHHARADHLGAVIDKLKDAGVSVDCVDGGLKVASSGKLKAQGFRTTEYPGFPTDMQAQFMALNLVAEGTSMVTETIFENRFMHVNEMVRLGARITTDGRVATIEGGKRLSGATVMATDLRASASLVIAGLVAEGETIVDRIYHLDRGYDRMEDKLRALGADIERISA is encoded by the coding sequence ATGGACAAACTCAAGATCCACGGTGGTCGTCCCCTCAAGGGCGAAGTAATCATTTCCGGCGCCAAAAACGCCGCTCTGCCTGAAATGTGTGCCGCACTGCTCACGGCCGAGCCCGTGCATCTGCACAATGTGCCGCGTCTGCACGATGTGGCCACCATGCGCAAGCTGCTGGCCAATATGGGTGTGCAGACCGAAACCCATGGCGAACGCGGCGGCATGAGCTTTGTGGCACCCGACAGCCTGGTGCCCGAAGCGCCTTACGAGCTGGTCAAGACCATGCGCGCCTCGGTGCTGGCCCTGGGCCCGCTGCTGGCCCGCTTCGGCCACGCCAAGGTGTCGCTGCCCGGCGGCTGCGCGATAGGCTCGCGTCCCGTGGATCAGCACATCAAGGGCCTGCAGGCCATGGGTGCCATCATCACCGTGGAAAACGGCTACATGCATGCCAGCCTGCCTGAAGGTCGCAAGCGTTTGAAGGGCGCACGCATCACCACCGACATGGTGACCGTGACCGGTACCGAGAACTTCCTGATGGCCGCTGCGCTGGCCGAAGGCGAGACGGTTCTGGAAAACGCCGCCATGGAACCCGAAATCACCGATCTGGCCGAGATGCTGATCAAGATGGGGGCCAGGATCACCGGTCACGGCACCAGTCATATCGTGATTCAGGGCGTGGACAAGCTGCATGGCTGCGAGCACCAGGTGGTGGCCGACCGTATCGAGGCCGGCACCTTCCTCTGCGCCGTGGCGGCCACCAGCGGTGAGGCTCTGCTGCACCACGCGCGTGCCGACCATCTGGGCGCCGTGATCGACAAGCTCAAGGATGCGGGCGTGAGCGTGGACTGCGTGGACGGCGGCCTGAAGGTGGCGTCCTCCGGCAAGCTCAAGGCGCAGGGCTTTCGCACCACCGAATATCCGGGCTTTCCCACCGATATGCAGGCCCAGTTCATGGCGCTGAACCTGGTGGCCGAAGGCACCAGCATGGTGACCGAAACCATCTTCGAGAACCGCTTCATGCATGTCAACGAGATGGTGCGCCTGGGCGCGCGCATCACCACCGACGGCCGCGTGGCGACCATCGAAGGCGGCAAGCGCCTGTCCGGCGCCACCGTGATGGCGACCGATCTGCGGGCTTCGGCCAGCCTGGTGATTGCCGGTCTGGTGGCCGAGGGCGAGACCATCGTCGATCGCATCTACCACCTGGATCGTGGCTACGACCGCATGGAAGACAAGCTGCGCGCCCTGGGCGCCGATATCGAGAGAATTTCCGCATGA
- a CDS encoding BolA family protein, with translation MTADQLKDLIAAGLPCEHIALEGDGRHWFATIVSAQFEGQRLLGRQRLVYATLGNRMATDEVHALSMKTYTPAEWAAAQA, from the coding sequence ATGACTGCAGACCAACTCAAAGACCTGATCGCCGCCGGCCTGCCCTGCGAGCATATTGCGCTGGAAGGCGATGGCCGACATTGGTTTGCCACCATTGTTTCTGCGCAGTTTGAAGGCCAGCGTCTGCTGGGCCGCCAGCGCCTGGTGTATGCGACGCTGGGCAACCGCATGGCCACCGATGAAGTCCATGCCCTGTCCATGAAGACCTACACCCCGGCAGAGTGGGCTGCGGCCCAGGCCTGA
- a CDS encoding STAS domain-containing protein, with amino-acid sequence MTRSASNPLQLPKELTYRQGRDCLLRLRPLVTGHADAQVVLDASAVKVFDSAALAVLLACRRAAQEVGKQLIVEGLPKGLQSMAALYGVDGLLMPAPVPDAAATAQQG; translated from the coding sequence ATGACCCGCTCAGCTAGCAACCCTCTGCAACTGCCCAAGGAACTGACCTATCGTCAGGGGCGCGACTGTCTGCTGCGTCTGCGCCCGCTGGTCACGGGCCATGCGGATGCCCAGGTGGTGCTGGATGCCAGCGCCGTCAAGGTGTTTGACTCGGCGGCTCTGGCCGTGCTGCTGGCCTGCCGGCGTGCAGCCCAGGAGGTGGGCAAGCAGCTCATCGTCGAAGGCCTGCCCAAGGGGCTGCAGTCCATGGCCGCGCTGTATGGCGTGGACGGCTTGCTGATGCCCGCTCCCGTGCCCGATGCGGCCGCCACCGCTCAGCAGGGCTAG
- a CDS encoding MlaC/ttg2D family ABC transporter substrate-binding protein, whose amino-acid sequence MKITRRMWGMAAGAMLALNLGLPAAQAAEEAPDALVKRVSADVLETIKKDASLRNGDASKINALVNEKVMPYVDFRRMTSAAVGPAWRQATPEQRQKLQDEFKALLIRTYAGALSQVGDQTITVRPVRMAAGDTDVLVRTQVNGRGDPVQLDFRLEKQATGWKLYNFNVLGVWLVETYRNQFAQEINANGIDGLIKTLASRSSMPATATK is encoded by the coding sequence ATGAAGATTACTCGTCGCATGTGGGGCATGGCAGCAGGTGCCATGCTCGCTCTGAATCTGGGTCTGCCCGCCGCCCAGGCTGCTGAGGAAGCGCCTGACGCACTGGTCAAGCGCGTCTCTGCCGATGTGCTGGAGACCATCAAGAAGGACGCCTCGCTGCGCAACGGCGACGCCAGCAAGATCAATGCGCTGGTCAATGAGAAGGTCATGCCCTATGTGGACTTCCGCCGCATGACATCGGCCGCTGTCGGTCCGGCCTGGCGTCAGGCCACGCCCGAGCAGCGCCAGAAACTGCAGGACGAGTTCAAGGCCCTGCTGATTCGCACCTATGCGGGGGCCCTGTCCCAGGTCGGCGATCAGACCATTACCGTAAGGCCAGTGCGCATGGCTGCCGGCGACACCGACGTGCTGGTGCGTACCCAGGTCAACGGCCGTGGCGACCCCGTGCAGCTGGATTTCCGTCTGGAAAAGCAGGCCACGGGCTGGAAGCTCTACAACTTCAACGTGCTCGGTGTGTGGCTGGTGGAAACCTATCGCAACCAGTTTGCGCAGGAAATCAATGCCAACGGCATCGACGGCCTGATCAAGACCCTGGCCTCGCGCAGCTCCATGCCGGCGACGGCCACCAAGTAA
- a CDS encoding ABC transporter permease, which translates to MNGWQTLLKKEVLRFWKVSFQTVAAPVLTAVLYLLVFGHVLEGRVMVYDRIPYTAFLIPGLVMMSMLQNAFANSSSSLVQSKIMGSLVFVLLTPLSHWAWFSAYVGAAILRGLLVGLGVFVVTLFFAVPDFAAPLWILVFGFLGCALMGTLGLIAGLWAEKFDQMAAFQNFLIMPLTFLSGVFYSVHSLPGFWQAVSHVNPFFYMIDGFRYGFFGQSDVSPWLSFAIVGAAWLAVSALAVHLLRIGYKIRN; encoded by the coding sequence ATGAACGGCTGGCAGACCCTGCTCAAGAAGGAAGTACTGCGCTTCTGGAAGGTGAGCTTTCAGACCGTGGCTGCACCGGTGCTCACGGCCGTGCTGTATCTGCTGGTTTTCGGCCATGTGCTTGAAGGCCGGGTCATGGTCTATGACCGCATCCCCTACACCGCGTTCCTGATTCCCGGTCTGGTGATGATGAGCATGTTGCAAAACGCATTTGCCAACAGCTCGTCCAGCCTGGTGCAGAGCAAGATCATGGGCTCGCTGGTGTTCGTGCTGCTCACGCCGCTGTCGCACTGGGCCTGGTTCAGCGCCTACGTGGGCGCGGCGATTCTGCGCGGCCTGCTGGTGGGGCTGGGCGTGTTTGTGGTCACCTTGTTCTTTGCCGTGCCCGACTTTGCCGCGCCGCTGTGGATTCTGGTGTTCGGCTTTCTGGGCTGTGCCCTGATGGGCACGCTGGGCCTGATCGCCGGTCTCTGGGCCGAGAAGTTCGACCAGATGGCGGCTTTCCAGAACTTTCTGATCATGCCCCTGACCTTTCTGTCCGGCGTGTTCTATTCCGTGCACTCGCTGCCCGGCTTCTGGCAGGCGGTCAGCCATGTCAACCCGTTCTTCTACATGATTGACGGCTTCCGCTATGGCTTCTTCGGCCAGAGCGATGTCTCGCCCTGGCTCAGCTTTGCCATCGTGGGCGCTGCCTGGCTGGCCGTGAGCGCGCTGGCCGTGCACCTGCTGCGTATCGGCTACAAGATTCGTAACTGA
- a CDS encoding serine hydrolase yields the protein MSQQSETTWTRRQMLDRTVRAGAGLGIAAGSGLALAGCGGDDVPAKGLSAAEAAGRLPELAATLRRVSGVPGMAWAVVQGAQTLVAQGLGLCETGGSAAVNADTVFQLASVSKSLAATVVARQVGLGRVSWDSRMQDLLPWFALRNPGSSAVLTVGDLFAHRSGLPDHAGDKLEELGNDQQVVLERLRLLPVKPLRSEYAYTNAGLTAAAVGVAGAANTDWASLSRQTLYAPLGMTRTTSVYAEFMQQANRASPHVRVDDGSWQRGTPRNADPQSPAGGASSSVNDMARWLSLLLAQGRWQGQQLVAPAALQAAWQPQAPGGHYGFGFNVAATDGGLKFLSHSGAFMLGAATCFMLIPSLDAAVIVLTNGMPIGVPETLCRQFVDLMETGRLTQDWWSLYSEKIAPLMAPTGSLLGQQPPSAPQPPGALQRYAGSYDNAYHGPVQVSLVDNRLQLSIGPQAQTYVLQHWNGSQFCFVPGNESAAPHSISLAVFEAGDAAPAQSLWLEFYDDDGLGQFSRRA from the coding sequence ATGAGCCAGCAATCCGAGACCACATGGACCAGACGCCAGATGCTCGATCGCACCGTCCGCGCCGGAGCCGGTCTGGGCATCGCGGCCGGCTCCGGGCTGGCTCTGGCGGGCTGCGGCGGAGACGACGTACCAGCAAAAGGCCTGAGCGCCGCGGAGGCAGCCGGGCGACTACCCGAACTGGCTGCGACGCTGCGCCGTGTCAGCGGTGTTCCGGGCATGGCCTGGGCCGTGGTCCAGGGCGCGCAAACGCTTGTCGCCCAAGGCCTGGGGCTTTGCGAGACCGGAGGCAGTGCAGCCGTGAATGCCGACACCGTGTTCCAGCTAGCCTCGGTCTCCAAATCCCTGGCTGCCACCGTCGTGGCGCGCCAGGTCGGCCTGGGACGGGTCTCCTGGGACAGCCGCATGCAGGACTTGCTACCCTGGTTTGCGCTGCGCAATCCGGGCAGCAGCGCGGTGCTGACCGTGGGCGATCTGTTTGCCCACCGCAGCGGCCTGCCCGACCATGCGGGCGACAAGCTCGAGGAGCTGGGCAATGACCAGCAGGTGGTGCTGGAGCGGCTGCGTCTGCTGCCCGTCAAACCGCTGCGCAGCGAATACGCCTACACCAATGCCGGGCTGACTGCCGCCGCCGTGGGCGTCGCAGGCGCTGCCAATACCGACTGGGCGAGTCTGTCTCGCCAGACCCTGTATGCGCCTCTGGGCATGACGCGAACCACATCGGTCTATGCCGAATTCATGCAGCAGGCCAACCGTGCCAGCCCGCATGTGCGCGTCGATGACGGCAGCTGGCAGCGCGGCACGCCGCGCAATGCCGACCCCCAGTCACCGGCCGGCGGCGCCAGCTCCAGCGTCAACGACATGGCGCGCTGGCTGTCTTTGCTGCTGGCGCAGGGGCGCTGGCAGGGACAGCAGCTGGTCGCCCCAGCGGCCCTGCAAGCCGCCTGGCAGCCACAGGCGCCGGGAGGGCACTACGGCTTCGGCTTCAATGTCGCAGCGACCGATGGCGGGCTCAAGTTCCTCAGCCATTCGGGCGCCTTCATGCTGGGCGCGGCCACCTGCTTCATGCTCATTCCCTCGCTGGACGCCGCCGTCATCGTGCTCACCAACGGCATGCCCATCGGCGTTCCCGAAACCCTGTGTCGCCAGTTCGTGGACCTGATGGAGACCGGCCGCCTCACGCAGGACTGGTGGTCGCTGTACAGCGAAAAGATCGCTCCGCTGATGGCGCCCACGGGCTCCCTGCTGGGCCAGCAGCCTCCGTCTGCGCCCCAGCCGCCGGGCGCGCTGCAGCGCTATGCGGGAAGCTATGACAACGCCTACCACGGCCCGGTGCAGGTCAGCCTCGTCGACAACCGGCTGCAGCTAAGCATAGGCCCGCAAGCCCAGACCTATGTGCTGCAGCACTGGAACGGCAGCCAGTTCTGCTTTGTCCCGGGCAACGAAAGCGCAGCTCCGCACAGCATTTCGCTGGCGGTCTTCGAGGCAGGTGACGCAGCGCCGGCCCAAAGCCTCTGGCTGGAGTTCTATGACGACGACGGATTGGGCCAGTTCAGCAGACGGGCCTGA
- the mlaD gene encoding outer membrane lipid asymmetry maintenance protein MlaD → MQQKKSDIWVGLFVLIGALALVFLALQSANLLSLNFQKTYVITARFDNIGGLKPKAAVKSAGVVVGRIESITFNDQTFQADVAMSMETRYAFPKDSSLKILTSGLLGDQYIGIEAGASEENLKAGDRVTATQSAVVLENLIGQFLYSKAEQGGDSGGAAANGGAKE, encoded by the coding sequence ATGCAGCAAAAGAAAAGTGATATCTGGGTCGGCCTGTTTGTGCTGATCGGTGCTCTGGCCCTGGTGTTCCTGGCCTTGCAGTCGGCCAATCTGCTGAGTCTGAACTTCCAGAAGACCTATGTGATTACGGCGCGTTTTGACAATATCGGCGGGCTCAAGCCCAAGGCGGCGGTCAAGAGCGCCGGCGTGGTCGTGGGCCGTATCGAGTCCATCACCTTCAACGACCAGACCTTTCAGGCCGATGTGGCCATGAGCATGGAAACCCGTTACGCCTTTCCCAAGGATAGTTCGCTGAAAATTCTGACAAGCGGCCTGCTGGGCGATCAGTACATTGGTATTGAAGCGGGCGCCAGCGAAGAGAACCTCAAGGCAGGCGACCGCGTGACAGCCACCCAGTCTGCCGTGGTGCTCGAGAATCTGATCGGTCAGTTTCTCTACAGCAAGGCGGAGCAGGGTGGTGATTCCGGTGGTGCCGCAGCCAACGGGGGAGCGAAAGAATGA
- a CDS encoding VacJ family lipoprotein, producing MMTTTSSPTKLVSNKAQALRRSALVAGVSVAALLTGCATTTATGPANPADPLESMNRSIYSFNEGVDEAIFKPVATAYQTVTPRLARDGVTNFFDNLGDAWSFVNNVLQGQGGDAYNSMVRFSVNTVFGIGGLFDIASEAGIERRKQDFGQTLGRWGVSTGPYLVLPFWGPSTVRDSAGLLVDAFGYPANTMDDVRWRNSLFGLRMVNNRANLLKAGDVLDSVALDKYSLVRDVYLRSRIGGAASGGDGRLENYDDDNAGKLPPEGQ from the coding sequence ATGATGACGACAACAAGCTCACCAACGAAATTGGTGTCAAACAAGGCGCAAGCGCTCAGGCGCAGTGCGCTGGTAGCTGGCGTTTCCGTAGCAGCTTTGCTGACCGGCTGCGCCACCACCACGGCCACAGGCCCCGCCAATCCAGCCGATCCGCTGGAGTCCATGAACCGCAGCATCTATTCCTTCAACGAAGGCGTGGACGAGGCGATCTTCAAGCCCGTGGCCACGGCCTATCAGACCGTGACGCCGCGCCTTGCCAGAGATGGTGTGACCAATTTCTTCGACAACCTTGGCGATGCCTGGTCCTTCGTCAACAATGTGCTGCAGGGCCAGGGTGGGGACGCTTACAACTCCATGGTGCGCTTCAGCGTCAACACGGTGTTCGGCATTGGCGGTCTGTTCGACATTGCCAGCGAGGCCGGCATCGAGCGTCGGAAGCAGGATTTCGGTCAGACCCTGGGCCGCTGGGGCGTGTCTACCGGGCCATATCTGGTGCTGCCGTTCTGGGGGCCTTCCACGGTGCGGGATTCGGCAGGCCTGCTGGTCGATGCCTTTGGTTATCCCGCCAACACCATGGATGATGTGCGCTGGCGCAACAGCCTGTTCGGTCTGCGCATGGTCAACAACCGTGCCAATCTGCTCAAGGCCGGTGATGTACTGGACTCCGTTGCGCTCGACAAATACAGCCTGGTGCGCGATGTCTATCTGCGCTCACGCATTGGCGGCGCGGCGTCCGGCGGCGATGGTCGTCTCGAAAACTATGATGACGACAACGCCGGCAAGCTGCCCCCGGAAGGCCAGTGA